The stretch of DNA CCGCCCGGCGGAATCGGCCCGCAGAGGTGGTTGTAGCTGACGTCGAGGTGTCCGACGTACCCTGCCGATAATATGGACTTCGGAATGCCGCACCTCAGCAAGTTGTGCGATAGATCAAGTAGCGTAAAATACGAGCTCTGCACGAATGAATTTGGAATGCAGCCTTCCAAGGAATTTCTGCTCAGGTTCAATGAACTGATGTCGGAGCTGATTAGAGATGGTGGAATCCTGCCGGAGATTAGGTTGCCGTCCAGATTCAGTGTCGCGAGAACCGCCATTCTGCCAAGGGAAGGTGGAATCGGGCCGGAGAGTCGGTTCAGCGAAAGATCTAGATCCGAGAGACGGTAGATGGTGGAGATGGAGTTCGGGATCAAGCCGTTTAATCTGTTTTTGCTGAGTAATGCTCGGCTCAACATGCGTAGATTCCCGATGTTCCTCGGGATTGTGCCAGAAATTCTGTTGTTCCTCAGATCTAGATGCATTAACGAGGAAAGGTTCGTCAGTGAGAGAGGAATCGTGCCGGAGATCAGGTTGTCTGCTACATTCAGCACCGTGAGCCGACTCAGCCGGCCGATATCGCTCGGGATTTCGCCGGTGATCCGATTCCCGATCAAGTCAAGGATTCGGAGGTATGGTAGATTGGCAATGCACGGCGGTATAATTCCCGTGATGTTCTTCCAATCGGCGATTGTGAGGCTTGAGAGCCTGGTGAGACGGCATATCTCCGGTGATATGGTGCCGCTCATGAACCCGGTCCGGTTGGCTTTCTCGTAAATGGGATCCTCCGACTCACCACGGAGGTTGATGTCGGCGACGCGGTGGGTCTCAGGGTCGCAGCTGACGCCGTACCAGTTCCTGCAACAGTTGATGCCCTTCCACGAGTTGAGAATGCCCAAATAAGGCTCTCGAAGGTTTCCCTTGATAGACAAGAGAGCT from Primulina tabacum isolate GXHZ01 chromosome 3, ASM2559414v2, whole genome shotgun sequence encodes:
- the LOC142539285 gene encoding uncharacterized protein LOC142539285, translated to MAQMGTFLCVILAAAVVILCIAPVTNACPPSDRAALLSIKGNLREPYLGILNSWKGINCCRNWYGVSCDPETHRVADINLRGESEDPIYEKANRTGFMSGTISPEICRLTRLSSLTIADWKNITGIIPPCIANLPYLRILDLIGNRITGEIPSDIGRLSRLTVLNVADNLISGTIPLSLTNLSSLMHLDLRNNRISGTIPRNIGNLRMLSRALLSKNRLNGLIPNSISTIYRLSDLDLSLNRLSGPIPPSLGRMAVLATLNLDGNLISGRIPPSLISSDISSLNLSRNSLEGCIPNSFVQSSYFTLLDLSHNLLRCGIPKSILSAGYVGHLDVSYNHLCGPIPPGGPFDRLEASSFINNDCLCGKPLKLKCKP